TGGCCGTTGTAGTAGATCAGATCGGGCCGCTGGTCGTCACGGTTGCTGGTGGCCCGGCCGATGGTCAGATCGATACCCGGCACCTGAACGGGCCGACCCTCGGTATCGACGACCCCCATCACGAAACGGCCCTCCGCCACATCATAGTCGACATCGACGGACCAGCCCAAGGCCTCTTGCGCGTCGCGGGCCTCGTTGAACTCCTGGCTCGCGACATAGGAGTTATCGACCTCCAGCCCCGGGAAGGTTCGGACCGCCTGAAAGGCAAGGGTCAGGTTGATCGCGATCACCACAGCAAAGGCCGATACCGTGATGATCAGGACCTTGCGACCGGTCAGTTCCTTGCCACTCATTTTCCGTCCTTCCCGTTGAAGACGGTGTCGTTGTAGGTCCGCTCCTGCGCGACGATATCCTCCAGCCAGATGCGGACATCACTCGACAGGGTGTTGGCCGGGGCACTGTCCTTGGGCGCGACCACGTAGACCCGTTTCAGCATCGTGGCATCGGGCGGCACGGTGAAGGTTCCGTCTTCGGCCCCCTCGACATTGATGCTGTAGGTCTCGGCCGGCGTGACGGTGATCTTGAAGACGCGATCCTCGCCATGCATGTTGCGCACCCGCACGTCATAGGTGTTGCGGATCGACCCGTCCGACATGGTGACATAGATCGGGTTACGGACCGGGGCGACCGTCATATCGATGTCGGACCGCACGAAAAGCGCCACCATCAGGCCCACGCCGACCGCGGTCCAGAGCGTCGTGTAAAGAACCGTCCGCAGGCGGAAGACATGCTTCCAGATCGATTTGGGCGGATTGCCGGCGCGTTCGCGGGCCTCGTCCGACAGGGCCATGTAGTCGACCAGCCCGCGCGGTTTGCCGATCTTGTCCATCACCTCGTCACAGGCATCGATGCACAGACCACAGGTGATGCAGGCCAGTTGCTGCCCGTCCCGGATGTCGATGCCCATCGGGCAAACGTTCACGCAGGCGTTGCAGTCGATGCAGTCGCCGAGGTTGTCGGCGCCCGCCGCCTTGCGATGTTTGCCGCGGGGTTCGCCGCGCCATTCGCGATAGCCGATGGTGATGGTGTCCTCATCCATCATCGCGGCCTGAATGCGTGGCCACGGGCACATGTAGACACAGACCTGTTCGCGCATGAACCCGCCAAGGGTCAGCGTGGTGAAGGTCAGAACCGCGATGGTCGAATAGGCGGCCGGATGCGCGCTGAGGGTCAGCATGTTCCACAAGAGCGTCGGCGCATCGGCGAAATAGAACACCCATGCCCCGCCCGTGCCGATCGAGATGGCCAGCCAAAGCGCCCATTTGGTCAGGCGCAGGCGCACCTTCCGCGCGTCCCATTTCGCATTCCACAGCTTCACCCGCTTGTTGCGGTCCCCCTCGATCCAGCGTTCGGTCAGGATGAACAGGTCCGTCCAGACGGTCTGCGGACAGAAATAGCCGCACCAGACCCGGCCCAGCGCCGATGTGAAGAGGAACAGCCCCAGACCGGCCATGATCAGCAGGCCCGCGACGAAGTAGAATTCGTGCGGCCAGATCTCGATCCAGAAGAAGAAGAAGCGGCGATTTGCCAGATCGACCAGAACGGCCTGATCGGGCAGGTTGGGGCCCCGGTCCCACCGGACCCAGGGAAGCAGGTAGTAGATGCCAAGGCAGATGGCCAGCAGCCACCATTTCAGGCGGCGGAATGGGCCGGACACGCGGCGGGGGAAAATCGGCTCGCGCGCGGAATAAAGGCGTTCGGGATTCTGGTCTGTCGAGCTCACGAGGCTGACTCTCCGTTCAGGGCTGCGGGCCGGTCGGGCGTGGCAGATTGGCTGCGCGCGTCGCGATGCAGGCCCTCATGACACGTTGCTAGACGTTTGAGGCATCGATTGGAAGCGATCCACCCGTCTTAATTCGCATCACAGGTTCACATTTTCCAATCGAATCGGAGGCATCGAGGCGCGAGAATTGGAAAAACTCTAATTCTGTGCGTGGGCGCACAGGGCTCTCTCAGATGGCGCGCTGGACGGGTTTGGGGACTTCGGCGATGATAGACACCGGCCCCCGTGGAAACGCGCGAACAGGATGGGGGCCGGTGCCATCAACCGGGGGCCATGGGCCCCCGGAAGTCGTTTTGTCACTCGCCGCCGCCCAACTGGTGGACATAGGTGGCAACGGCCCGCCGCTCCGCTTCACTCAACCGGTCGGCGTGAGTCGGCATCACACCAAACCTTGCATAGGTCACCGTTTCGGTCAGCGTTTCGACATCACCGCCATAAAGCCAGATCGCGTCCGTCAAGTTGGGCGCGCCCTGATAGCGGTCGCCGGTGCCTTCCTCCGTGTGGCAAGCAGCACAGTTGTCAAGAAACACCGTTTCGCCCTCGGTTGCCAATGCGGCATCATGTTCCTGCCCGGAGATTTTCCGGACGTACTGAACAACCGAGGCGATTTCC
The genomic region above belongs to Rhodovulum sp. P5 and contains:
- a CDS encoding FixH family protein translates to MSGKELTGRKVLIITVSAFAVVIAINLTLAFQAVRTFPGLEVDNSYVASQEFNEARDAQEALGWSVDVDYDVAEGRFVMGVVDTEGRPVQVPGIDLTIGRATSNRDDQRPDLIYYNGQYSAKMQLDPGYWTIRLEARAEDGTTFRQRMELYVGG
- the ccoG gene encoding cytochrome c oxidase accessory protein CcoG, with the protein product MSSTDQNPERLYSAREPIFPRRVSGPFRRLKWWLLAICLGIYYLLPWVRWDRGPNLPDQAVLVDLANRRFFFFWIEIWPHEFYFVAGLLIMAGLGLFLFTSALGRVWCGYFCPQTVWTDLFILTERWIEGDRNKRVKLWNAKWDARKVRLRLTKWALWLAISIGTGGAWVFYFADAPTLLWNMLTLSAHPAAYSTIAVLTFTTLTLGGFMREQVCVYMCPWPRIQAAMMDEDTITIGYREWRGEPRGKHRKAAGADNLGDCIDCNACVNVCPMGIDIRDGQQLACITCGLCIDACDEVMDKIGKPRGLVDYMALSDEARERAGNPPKSIWKHVFRLRTVLYTTLWTAVGVGLMVALFVRSDIDMTVAPVRNPIYVTMSDGSIRNTYDVRVRNMHGEDRVFKITVTPAETYSINVEGAEDGTFTVPPDATMLKRVYVVAPKDSAPANTLSSDVRIWLEDIVAQERTYNDTVFNGKDGK